A genomic segment from Bradyrhizobium sp. ISRA430 encodes:
- a CDS encoding cupin domain-containing protein, which yields MPTAAEIIARLELRPHPEGGHYRETFRDQGTDANGRSRSTSIYFLLARGERSHWHRIDAVEIWHYYAGSPLMLRIAHEGCTRHDVRLGTDLVGGERPQAIVPAQAWQMAETTGEWTLVGCTVAPAFEFAKFELAPAGWEP from the coding sequence ATGCCGACCGCAGCCGAGATCATCGCGCGCCTTGAGCTCAGACCTCATCCCGAAGGTGGGCACTATCGCGAGACGTTCCGCGATCAGGGCACGGATGCCAACGGGCGGTCGCGTTCGACCTCGATCTATTTCCTGCTCGCGCGAGGCGAGCGCTCGCACTGGCATCGTATCGATGCCGTCGAGATCTGGCACTATTATGCCGGCAGTCCGCTGATGCTGCGTATCGCGCATGAAGGCTGCACCCGGCACGACGTGCGGCTCGGCACCGACCTGGTCGGCGGCGAGCGGCCGCAGGCGATCGTGCCGGCGCAGGCCTGGCAGATGGCGGAGACCACCGGCGAATGGACCTTGGTCGGCTGCACCGTCGCCCCGGCATTCGAGTTCGCCAAGTTCGAGCTCGCGCCAGCGGGCTGGGAGCCGTAG